A stretch of the Musa acuminata AAA Group cultivar baxijiao chromosome BXJ2-7, Cavendish_Baxijiao_AAA, whole genome shotgun sequence genome encodes the following:
- the LOC135617425 gene encoding potassium transporter 6-like isoform X2, giving the protein MDLERGGAGAGRYSTPEKKDSWRTALTLAYQSLGVVYGDLSTSPLYVYKNTFAEDIEHSETNEEIFGVLSFVFWTLTLVPLLKYVLIVLRADDNGEGGTFALYSLLCRHARVGFLPNGQLADEELSTYKKMDGGGAAPPMGADTAASRVKSLLEKHHVLQRLLLLLALIGTCMVIGDGVLTPAISVFSAVSGLELSMSEEQHKYVEVPVACLILVALFALQHYGTHRVGFLFAPIVITWLLCISVIGVYNIFHWNPHVYQALSPYYMYKFLKKTQRGGWMSLGGILLCITGSEAMFADLGHFSQLSIQIAFTSVVYPSLILAYMGQAAYLSRHHIIESDYRIGFYVSVPEQIRWPVLGIAILAAVVGSQAVITGTFSIIKQCSALSCFPRVKIVHTSSKVHGQIYIPEINWMLMILCLAVTVGFRDTKRLGNASGLAVIAVMLVTTCLMSLVIVLCWHRSIFLAVCFILFFGAIEALYFSASLIKFLEGAWVPIALSIIFMVIMCVWHYGTLKKYEFDIQNKVSIDWLLGLSPNIGIVRVRGIGLIHTELVSGIPAIFSHFVTNLPAFHQVLVFLCIKSVPVPYVRPEERFLVGRIGPKEYRVYRCIARYGYHDVHKDDLEFEKDLVFSIAEFIRSGISHPSGTAERSEKDDNRMAVVGAGIRLCEEDADPEDAAGPSGSKEIQSTVTARKKKVRFVVPESSDMDSSVREELQELMEAREAGMAFIMGHSDVRAKSGSGLIKRLVIDVGYDFLRRNCRGPAFAVSIPHASTLEVGMVYNV; this is encoded by the exons ATGGATCTCGAGCGCGGTGGCGCCGGAGCTGGCCGCTACTCCACTCCTGAAAAG AAGGATTCATGGAGGACGGCGCTGACATTAGCCTACCAGAGTCTCGGGGTCGTGTATGGCGATCTGAGCACGTCGCCGCTGTACGTATACAAGAACACCTTCGCCGAGGATATAGAACACTCGGAGACGAATGAGGAGATCTTCGGCGTGCTCTCCTTCGTCTTCTGGACCCTCACGCTCGTCCCCCTCCTCAAGTATGTCCTCATCGTGCTCCGGGCGGACGACAATGGCGAGGGTGGCACGTTTGCGCTGTACTCCCTCCTCTGCCGCCACGCCCGTGTCGGATTCCTGCCGAATGGTCAGCTGGCTGATGAGGAGCTATCCACTTACAAGAAGATGGACGGTGGGGGAGCTGCTCCGCCGATGGGCGCTGACACTGCGGCATCAAGGGTGAAGAGCCTGCTCGAGAAGCACCATGTGTTGCAGCGCCTGTTATTGCTTCTCGCCTTGATCGGGACTTGCATGGTTATCGGGGATGGTGTTCTCACACCAGCCATTTCTG TTTTCTCGGCGGTTTCAGGGCTCGAGCTCTCCATGTCCGAGGAACAACACAAGT ATGTGGAGGTTCCCGTAGCATGCCTTATATTAGTTGCTCTGTTCGCCCTGCAACATTATGGCACGCACCGGGTTGGGTTCCTATTTGCACCAATTGTCATCACTTGGCTTCTATGCATCAGTGTGATTGGTGTTTACAACATTTTTCACTGGAACCCACATGTATATCAAGCACTTTCTCCATACTACATGTATAAATTCCTGAAGAAGACTCAGAGAGGGGGTTGGATGTCCCTGGGTGGCATACTGCTGTGCATCACGG GCTCTGAAGCTATGTTTGCAGATTTGGGACATTTCTCACAATTGTCAATACAG ATTGCTTTTACCTCTGTGGTTTATCCATCACTGATCCTAGCGTATATGGGACAAGCTGCCTATCTATCCAGACATCACATTATTGAAAGTGACTATCGAATCGGATTCTATGTTTCAGTGCCAG AACAAATAAGGTGGCCAGTTCTGGGAATAGCTATACTGGCAGCCGTTGTTGGAAGCCAAGCAGTTATCACGGGTACTTTCTCGATCATCAAGCAGTGCTCTGCTTTGAGCTGCTTTCCCAGGGTGAAGATCGTTCACACGTCATCTAAAGTACATGGACAAATATACATCCCCGAGATTAACTGGATGTTAATGATATTGTGCTTGGCCGTTACTGTTGGTTTTAGAGATACAAAGCGCCTCGGTAATGCATCAG GGCTGGCTGTAATTGCTGTGATGCTGGTTACTACCTGCTTGATGTCTCTTGTGATAGTTCTGTGCTGGCACAGGAGCATCTTTTTGGCTGTTTGTTTCATCCTCTTCTTTGGAGCGATCGAGGCACTGTATTTCTCAGCGTCCCTTATCAAGTTTTTGGAAGGTGCTTGGGTCCCTATTGCCCTCTCAATTATCTTCATGGTAATCATGTGTGTGTGGCACTACGGTACGCTCAAGAAGTATGAATTCGACATCCAGAATAAGGTCTCCATCGATTGGCTCCTGGGTCTCAGCCCTAACATAGGAATTGTCCGTGTGAGAGGCATTGGTCTCATTCATACTGAACTGGTATCAGGAATCCCAGCCATCTTTTCACACTTTGTCACCAACCTCCCTGCATTTCACCAG GTCCTTGTGTTCCTCTGCATCAAGTCGGTGCCGGTGCCGTATGTCAGGCCAGAGGAGCGGTTCCTCGTGGGCAGAATTGGCCCAAAAGAATACAGGGTCTATAGGTGCATCGCACGGTATGGGTACCACGACGTCCACAAGGATGATTTAGAGTTTGAGAAGGACCTAGTTTTCAGCATTGCTGAGTTCATCCGGTCAGGCATCTCTCATCCCAGCGGCACGGCAGAACGATCCGAGAAGGATGATAACAGAATGGCTGTCGTCGGAGCTGGAATACGATTGTGTGAAGAGGATGCTGACCCAGAAGATGCAGCTGGCCCTTCGGGGTCAAAGGAGATACAATCAACTGTCACGGCAAGGAAAAAGAAGGTGAGATTTGTGGTGCCTGAGAGCTCAGATATGGATTCCAGCGTGAGGGAAGAGCTGCAGGAGCTGATGGAAGCCCGAGAAGCAGGCATGGCTTTCATTATGGGGCATTCCGACGTCAGGGCAAAGAGTGGATCTGGTTTGATTAAGAGACTCGTCATCGATGTCGGGTATGATTTCTTGAGGAGGAATTGCAGGGGTCCGGCCTTTGCAGTGAGCATTCCTCATGCATCTACATTGGAGGTGGGGATGGTATACAATGTCTAA
- the LOC135617425 gene encoding potassium transporter 6-like isoform X1 gives MDLERGGAGAGRYSTPEKKKDSWRTALTLAYQSLGVVYGDLSTSPLYVYKNTFAEDIEHSETNEEIFGVLSFVFWTLTLVPLLKYVLIVLRADDNGEGGTFALYSLLCRHARVGFLPNGQLADEELSTYKKMDGGGAAPPMGADTAASRVKSLLEKHHVLQRLLLLLALIGTCMVIGDGVLTPAISVFSAVSGLELSMSEEQHKYVEVPVACLILVALFALQHYGTHRVGFLFAPIVITWLLCISVIGVYNIFHWNPHVYQALSPYYMYKFLKKTQRGGWMSLGGILLCITGSEAMFADLGHFSQLSIQIAFTSVVYPSLILAYMGQAAYLSRHHIIESDYRIGFYVSVPEQIRWPVLGIAILAAVVGSQAVITGTFSIIKQCSALSCFPRVKIVHTSSKVHGQIYIPEINWMLMILCLAVTVGFRDTKRLGNASGLAVIAVMLVTTCLMSLVIVLCWHRSIFLAVCFILFFGAIEALYFSASLIKFLEGAWVPIALSIIFMVIMCVWHYGTLKKYEFDIQNKVSIDWLLGLSPNIGIVRVRGIGLIHTELVSGIPAIFSHFVTNLPAFHQVLVFLCIKSVPVPYVRPEERFLVGRIGPKEYRVYRCIARYGYHDVHKDDLEFEKDLVFSIAEFIRSGISHPSGTAERSEKDDNRMAVVGAGIRLCEEDADPEDAAGPSGSKEIQSTVTARKKKVRFVVPESSDMDSSVREELQELMEAREAGMAFIMGHSDVRAKSGSGLIKRLVIDVGYDFLRRNCRGPAFAVSIPHASTLEVGMVYNV, from the exons ATGGATCTCGAGCGCGGTGGCGCCGGAGCTGGCCGCTACTCCACTCCTGAAAAG AAGAAGGATTCATGGAGGACGGCGCTGACATTAGCCTACCAGAGTCTCGGGGTCGTGTATGGCGATCTGAGCACGTCGCCGCTGTACGTATACAAGAACACCTTCGCCGAGGATATAGAACACTCGGAGACGAATGAGGAGATCTTCGGCGTGCTCTCCTTCGTCTTCTGGACCCTCACGCTCGTCCCCCTCCTCAAGTATGTCCTCATCGTGCTCCGGGCGGACGACAATGGCGAGGGTGGCACGTTTGCGCTGTACTCCCTCCTCTGCCGCCACGCCCGTGTCGGATTCCTGCCGAATGGTCAGCTGGCTGATGAGGAGCTATCCACTTACAAGAAGATGGACGGTGGGGGAGCTGCTCCGCCGATGGGCGCTGACACTGCGGCATCAAGGGTGAAGAGCCTGCTCGAGAAGCACCATGTGTTGCAGCGCCTGTTATTGCTTCTCGCCTTGATCGGGACTTGCATGGTTATCGGGGATGGTGTTCTCACACCAGCCATTTCTG TTTTCTCGGCGGTTTCAGGGCTCGAGCTCTCCATGTCCGAGGAACAACACAAGT ATGTGGAGGTTCCCGTAGCATGCCTTATATTAGTTGCTCTGTTCGCCCTGCAACATTATGGCACGCACCGGGTTGGGTTCCTATTTGCACCAATTGTCATCACTTGGCTTCTATGCATCAGTGTGATTGGTGTTTACAACATTTTTCACTGGAACCCACATGTATATCAAGCACTTTCTCCATACTACATGTATAAATTCCTGAAGAAGACTCAGAGAGGGGGTTGGATGTCCCTGGGTGGCATACTGCTGTGCATCACGG GCTCTGAAGCTATGTTTGCAGATTTGGGACATTTCTCACAATTGTCAATACAG ATTGCTTTTACCTCTGTGGTTTATCCATCACTGATCCTAGCGTATATGGGACAAGCTGCCTATCTATCCAGACATCACATTATTGAAAGTGACTATCGAATCGGATTCTATGTTTCAGTGCCAG AACAAATAAGGTGGCCAGTTCTGGGAATAGCTATACTGGCAGCCGTTGTTGGAAGCCAAGCAGTTATCACGGGTACTTTCTCGATCATCAAGCAGTGCTCTGCTTTGAGCTGCTTTCCCAGGGTGAAGATCGTTCACACGTCATCTAAAGTACATGGACAAATATACATCCCCGAGATTAACTGGATGTTAATGATATTGTGCTTGGCCGTTACTGTTGGTTTTAGAGATACAAAGCGCCTCGGTAATGCATCAG GGCTGGCTGTAATTGCTGTGATGCTGGTTACTACCTGCTTGATGTCTCTTGTGATAGTTCTGTGCTGGCACAGGAGCATCTTTTTGGCTGTTTGTTTCATCCTCTTCTTTGGAGCGATCGAGGCACTGTATTTCTCAGCGTCCCTTATCAAGTTTTTGGAAGGTGCTTGGGTCCCTATTGCCCTCTCAATTATCTTCATGGTAATCATGTGTGTGTGGCACTACGGTACGCTCAAGAAGTATGAATTCGACATCCAGAATAAGGTCTCCATCGATTGGCTCCTGGGTCTCAGCCCTAACATAGGAATTGTCCGTGTGAGAGGCATTGGTCTCATTCATACTGAACTGGTATCAGGAATCCCAGCCATCTTTTCACACTTTGTCACCAACCTCCCTGCATTTCACCAG GTCCTTGTGTTCCTCTGCATCAAGTCGGTGCCGGTGCCGTATGTCAGGCCAGAGGAGCGGTTCCTCGTGGGCAGAATTGGCCCAAAAGAATACAGGGTCTATAGGTGCATCGCACGGTATGGGTACCACGACGTCCACAAGGATGATTTAGAGTTTGAGAAGGACCTAGTTTTCAGCATTGCTGAGTTCATCCGGTCAGGCATCTCTCATCCCAGCGGCACGGCAGAACGATCCGAGAAGGATGATAACAGAATGGCTGTCGTCGGAGCTGGAATACGATTGTGTGAAGAGGATGCTGACCCAGAAGATGCAGCTGGCCCTTCGGGGTCAAAGGAGATACAATCAACTGTCACGGCAAGGAAAAAGAAGGTGAGATTTGTGGTGCCTGAGAGCTCAGATATGGATTCCAGCGTGAGGGAAGAGCTGCAGGAGCTGATGGAAGCCCGAGAAGCAGGCATGGCTTTCATTATGGGGCATTCCGACGTCAGGGCAAAGAGTGGATCTGGTTTGATTAAGAGACTCGTCATCGATGTCGGGTATGATTTCTTGAGGAGGAATTGCAGGGGTCCGGCCTTTGCAGTGAGCATTCCTCATGCATCTACATTGGAGGTGGGGATGGTATACAATGTCTAA
- the LOC103981321 gene encoding non-specific lipid-transfer protein-like, translating into MEGKKAQYGLRVMLVAFALLLACNTMAEAITCNDAVSALIPCGSYLIGQGGADPSPRCCESARALNRMASTVASRRQLCECLKQTGPSFGVKPERVQHLPPFCKIDLSMPVSPDVDCSRVA; encoded by the exons ATGGAAGGGAAGAAAGCCCAGTACGGTCTGAGGGTGATGTTGGTGGCTTTTGCGTTGCTGCTGGCGTGCAACACCATGGCCGAGGCAATCACCTGCAACGACGCCGTCTCGGCTCTCATCCCTTGCGGGTCGTACCTCATCGGACAGGGCGGGGCAGATCCCAGCCCACGGTGCTGCGAGAGCGCCCGGGCGCTCAACCGCATGGCCTCCACCGTCGCCTCGCGCCGCCAGTTGTGCGAGTGCCTCAAGCAGACCGGCCCCTCGTTCGGCGTCAAGCCGGAGCGGGTGCAGCACCTCCCTCCCTTCTGCAAGATCGATCTCAGCATGCCCGTCAGCCCCGACGTCGACTGCAGCCG TGTTGCATGA
- the LOC135616374 gene encoding uncharacterized protein LOC135616374 yields MKNLSNGKGRRIHPTPPPGTAPRDHLAAIPAALLALVAALTAEEKEVLAYLLSGGGGHERGSERRRLRPHPPELGCECFCCYKSFWARWDASPNRHVIHRIIDAVEESLESRERERGGGGRRRRKRNGRRGRKIANSAAVAEEDDDSSRVDPKGFLALEGEHSGDDDDGSVDDDDKEGDVDDEEEEEGTNGVSNPNGNGGKSSVRRFMSFIWARVWGVWN; encoded by the coding sequence AGGACGGAGGATCCACCCGACCCCACCGCCGGGAACGGCGCCGCGGGACCACCTGGCGGCGATCCCTGCGGCGTTGTTGGCCCTGGTGGCGGCGCTGACGGCCGAGGAGAAAGAGGTTCTGGCGTACTTGCTCTCAGGCGGCGGTGGCCATGAGAGGGGCAGCGAGCGGCGGCGGCTACGGCCGCACCCCCCGGAGCTGGGCTGCGAGTGTTTCTGTTGCTACAAGAGCTTCTGGGCGCGGTGGGACGCGTCGCCGAACCGGCACGTCATCCACCGCATCATCGACGCCGTGGAGGAGAGCTTGGAGTCCAGGGAGCGCGAGCGCGGGGGTGGTGGCCGCCGCCGCCGGAAGCGCAACGGCCGTCGTGGGAGGAAAATCGCCAACTCGGCAGCTGTGGCGGAGGAGGACGACGATAGCTCGAGGGTGGACCCGAAGGGGTTCCTGGCGTTGGAGGGTGAGCACTCgggggatgatgatgatggtagCGTTGACGACGATGATAAAGAAGGGGACGTCgatgacgaggaggaggaagagggcacGAATGGTGTCAGCAACCCCAACGGCAATGGAGGCAAGAGCTCCGTGAGGAGATTCATGAGTTTTATCTGGGCAAGAGTTTGGGGAGTTTGGAATTGA
- the LOC103982480 gene encoding serine/threonine/tyrosine-protein kinase HT1-like, with protein sequence MAFCFPVLRQGKKSRAGSITSPPSFSPSSPFPSSSRWPKRNLLPSEMDIMEKKRWDSLESWSMLLEPGNAESSEANAGGEREEWMADLSQLFIGNKFASGSNSRIYRGIYKQRAVAVKMVRIPEQDEEKRATLEQQFNSEVAFLSRLYHPNVVQFIAACKKPPVYCIITEYMSQGTLRMYLHKKEPYSLSTETILQLALDISRGMKYLHSQGVIHRDLKSQNLLLNDERRVKVADFGTSCLETQCRESKGNMGTYRWMAPEMIKEKPYTRKVDVYSFGIVLWELTTALVPYQGMTPVQAAYAASEKSLRPPLSTTCSPVLNNLIKSCWSANPARRPDFNYIVSVLEKYDERLKEGLPVLVQQELRIGNSLFKLLKGCIATTSSIPVQA encoded by the exons ATGGCCTTCTGCTTCCCGGTCCTGAGGCAGGGCAAGAAGAGCAGGGCCGGTTCGATcacttctcctccttccttctccccctcctctccttttccttcttcttctcggTGGCCCAAGAGGAACCTCTTGCCCTCCGAAATGGATATCATGGAAAAGAAGAGGTGGGACAGCTTGGAATCGTGGTCGATGCTGTTGGAACCCGGGAATGCCGAGAGCTCCGAGGCCAACGCGGGAGGGGAAAGAGAGGAATGGATGGCTGATCTTTCACAGCTCTTCATCGGCAACAAATTTGCTTCAGGATCCAACAGTAGGATATACAGAGGGATCTACAAGCAACGGGCGGTGGCCGTGAAGATGGTAAGGATTCCAGAGCAGGACGAGGAGAAGCGAGCGACGCTGGAGCAGCAGTTCAATTCCGAAGTCGCCTTCCTCTCCCGCCTTTATCATCCAAACGTAGTGCAG TTCATAGCAGCCTGCAAGAAGCCTCCCGTGTACTGTATCATAACAGAGTACATGTCTCAAGGAACTCTGCGGATGTATCTGCACAAGAAGGAGCCGTATTCGCTGTCGACCGAAACCATTCTCCAATTAGCCCTCGACATCTCTCGGGGAATGAAGTATCTGCATTCGCAGGGCGTGATTCACAGAGATCTCAAGTCTCAAAACTTGCTCCTCAACGACGAGAGGCGAGTCAAGGTTGCTGATTTCGGCACCTCCTGCCTGGAAACTCAGTGCCGGGAATCCAAGGGGAACATGGGAACCTATCGCTGGATGGCCCCGGAGATGATCAAGGAGAAACCATACACCAGGAAGGTGGACGTGTACAGCTTCGGCATCGTCCTCTGGGAGCTCACCACCGCTCTGGTTCCGTATCAAGGAATGACACCGGTGCAGGCTGCATATGCCGCTTCGGAGAAG AGTCTGCGACCGCCGCTGTCGACGACCTGTTCGCCTGTGCTCAATAATCTCATCAAGAGCTGTTGGTCGGCGAATCCGGCAAGGCGGCCGGATTTCAACTACATCGTGTCGGTGTTGGAGAAGTACGATGAACGCCTCAAGGAAGGCCTCCCGGTTCTGGTGCAGCAGGAGCTGCGAATCGGGAACTCCCTCTTCAAGCTCCTCAAGGGCTGCATTGCGACCACTTCATCCATACCCGTGCAGGCCTGA